The Lysobacter enzymogenes genome window below encodes:
- a CDS encoding N-acetylmuramoyl-L-alanine amidase encodes MDLRRLPSLCAIALALLVAGCASAPPHNPLAQWRGSPNFNERRAQLIVLHHTQMDSVGEALRTLQTANSQGKVSAHYLIGEDGRIYQLVAEERRAWHAGAGSWGDVSDLNSASIGIELDNDGSEPFAEAQIQSLLRLLEDLTKRLGLPRQAILAHGDLAPGRKTDPSVQFPWQRLADAGFGLWPRASLAPPPPGFDPWVALRLIGYDLRDPGAALAAFHRRFRGNEAREWQPGDAEALYDLQQQMLALPEGAPKPLPAPPLR; translated from the coding sequence ATGGACCTTCGCCGCCTTCCTTCGCTGTGCGCGATCGCGCTGGCGCTGCTCGTCGCCGGTTGCGCCAGCGCGCCGCCGCACAATCCGCTCGCGCAATGGCGCGGCTCGCCGAACTTCAACGAACGCCGCGCGCAGCTGATCGTGCTGCACCACACCCAGATGGACAGCGTCGGCGAAGCCCTGCGCACGCTGCAGACGGCGAATTCGCAGGGCAAGGTCAGCGCGCATTACCTGATCGGCGAGGACGGCCGCATCTATCAGCTGGTGGCCGAGGAGCGGCGCGCCTGGCACGCCGGCGCCGGCAGTTGGGGCGATGTGTCGGATCTGAATTCGGCGTCGATCGGCATCGAGCTCGACAACGACGGCAGCGAGCCGTTCGCCGAGGCGCAGATCCAGAGCCTGCTGCGCTTGCTCGAAGACCTGACCAAACGACTGGGATTGCCGCGCCAGGCGATCCTCGCCCACGGCGACCTCGCGCCGGGCCGCAAGACCGACCCCAGCGTGCAGTTCCCGTGGCAGCGCCTCGCCGACGCCGGCTTCGGGTTGTGGCCGCGCGCCTCGCTCGCGCCGCCGCCGCCGGGATTCGATCCGTGGGTGGCGCTGCGCCTGATCGGCTACGACCTGCGCGATCCCGGCGCCGCGCTGGCCGCATTCCACCGCCGCTTCCGCGGCAACGAAGCGCGCGAGTGGCAGCCGGGCGACGCCGAAGCGCTGTACGACCTGCAACAGCAGATGCTGGCGCTGCCTGAAGGCGCGCCGAAACCGCTGCCGGCGCCGCCGCTGCGCTGA
- a CDS encoding DUF1624 domain-containing protein, whose product MAQPGGNAAADPAEVDAAEAASVGAAFAPAAADAGLTRSGAMRLELIDVLRGWVIALMVLDHVRDYFHSDAFAFNPLDLDRTTPLLFATRWITHLCAPTFVFLAGVSIHLQLASGVARARVARLALTRGLWLIALELTVIVFGFNFQWPFLFLQVIWAIGLGMVALAALVWLPRSAVLLLGAAIVVGHAALAGFAPPATSLWAPLWTVLLRPGVIAGVPGFVAYPAVPWIGLMLLGYGLGPVFAWPPARRRRALAALAMFALAAYVGLRLSGLGDPRAWRRMADPWLDAASFFNVTKYPPSLQYALVTLGAALLLGLALERLRGPLRAVLLAYGRTPLFTYLLHIYVVHGLALIAGVASGVPAAAFIGFLDRPQRLTEAGWGVSLGAVYAVWLLVLALLYPLSRWFAGVKRRRRDRWLSYL is encoded by the coding sequence ATGGCGCAGCCTGGGGGCAACGCGGCAGCCGATCCTGCCGAAGTAGATGCTGCCGAAGCCGCATCCGTTGGCGCGGCCTTCGCGCCCGCGGCGGCCGACGCCGGCCTGACCCGCTCGGGCGCGATGCGCCTGGAGCTGATCGACGTGTTGCGCGGCTGGGTGATCGCGCTGATGGTGCTCGATCACGTCCGCGACTATTTCCACAGCGACGCGTTCGCGTTCAATCCGCTCGACCTCGACCGGACCACGCCGCTGCTGTTCGCCACGCGCTGGATCACCCATCTGTGCGCGCCGACCTTCGTGTTCCTGGCCGGGGTCTCGATCCATCTGCAACTGGCCTCCGGCGTCGCCCGCGCGCGCGTCGCGCGGCTGGCGCTGACCCGCGGCCTGTGGCTGATCGCGCTGGAACTGACGGTGATCGTGTTCGGCTTCAACTTCCAGTGGCCGTTCCTGTTCCTGCAAGTGATCTGGGCGATCGGCCTGGGCATGGTCGCGCTGGCGGCGCTGGTGTGGCTGCCGCGTTCGGCGGTGTTGCTGCTGGGCGCGGCCATCGTAGTGGGGCACGCCGCGTTGGCGGGTTTCGCGCCGCCGGCGACGTCGCTGTGGGCGCCGCTGTGGACCGTCTTGCTGCGTCCCGGCGTCATCGCCGGCGTGCCCGGATTCGTCGCTTACCCGGCGGTGCCGTGGATCGGCCTGATGCTGCTCGGCTACGGCCTCGGGCCGGTGTTCGCGTGGCCGCCGGCGCGGCGCCGGCGCGCGCTCGCCGCGCTCGCGATGTTCGCGTTGGCGGCGTACGTCGGCCTGCGCCTGTCCGGCCTCGGCGACCCGCGCGCGTGGCGGCGCATGGCCGATCCCTGGCTCGATGCGGCGTCGTTCTTCAACGTGACCAAGTACCCGCCTTCGTTGCAGTACGCGTTGGTCACGCTGGGCGCGGCGCTGCTGCTGGGACTGGCGCTGGAACGTTTGCGCGGACCGTTGCGCGCGGTGTTGCTGGCGTACGGCCGCACGCCGTTGTTCACCTATCTGCTGCACATCTACGTCGTGCACGGTCTGGCCTTGATCGCGGGCGTGGCCAGCGGCGTGCCGGCGGCCGCCTTCATCGGCTTCCTCGACCGCCCGCAGCGTTTGACCGAAGCCGGCTGGGGCGTAAGCCTCGGCGCGGTGTATGCGGTCTGGCTGCTGGTGCTGGCGCTGCTGTATCCGCTGTCGCGCTGGTTCGCCGGGGTCAAGCGGCGCCGGCGCGATCGCTGGCTGAGCTATTTGTAG
- a CDS encoding YciI family protein yields MRFMMLMIPQGYESAAPGTLPSAEQVVAMMAYNHSLQAAGVLRALDGLHPPSMGARVSFRGGRPSVTDGPFPEAKEVLGGYWVIEVASREEAVEWAKRCPGADNETIEVRQMMDVEDFPEDVKKAVEGFEAPQQA; encoded by the coding sequence ATGCGCTTCATGATGCTGATGATCCCCCAGGGCTACGAATCCGCCGCGCCGGGCACCCTGCCCAGCGCCGAGCAGGTGGTGGCGATGATGGCCTACAACCATTCCCTGCAGGCGGCCGGCGTGCTGCGCGCGCTCGACGGCCTGCACCCGCCGTCGATGGGCGCGCGGGTCAGCTTCCGCGGCGGCCGGCCGAGCGTGACCGACGGCCCGTTCCCGGAGGCCAAGGAAGTGCTCGGCGGCTACTGGGTCATCGAGGTCGCCTCGCGCGAGGAAGCGGTCGAATGGGCCAAGCGTTGCCCGGGCGCGGACAACGAGACCATCGAGGTGCGGCAGATGATGGACGTCGAGGATTTCCCGGAAGACGTGAAGAAGGCGGTCGAAGGGTTCGAGGCGCCGCAGCAGGCCTGA
- the gnd gene encoding phosphogluconate dehydrogenase (NAD(+)-dependent, decarboxylating), giving the protein MELGMVGLGRMGANMAERLVRGGHKVTGVDPGAAAREQAAARGIGAAATLAELVAALPAPRAVWLMVPAGAVDATLVELRPLLAPGDTVIDGGNSNYKDTVRRAEELRAHGLHYVDSGTSGGVWGLQEGYSLMIGGDEAAVERLRPIFETLAPAADRGWGRVGPSGAGHFTKMIHNGIEYGMMQAYAEGFAILGRKAEFGLDLEQIAQIWRHGSVVRSWLLDLSADALAKNPTLQGIAPYVEDSGEGRWTVAEAIDLDVSAPVITASLMERLRSREKDSFADKLLAAMRNEFGGHAVRKE; this is encoded by the coding sequence ATGGAACTGGGCATGGTCGGCCTCGGCCGCATGGGCGCGAATATGGCCGAGCGCTTGGTGCGCGGCGGCCACAAGGTCACGGGCGTCGACCCCGGCGCCGCGGCGCGCGAGCAGGCCGCGGCGCGCGGCATCGGCGCGGCGGCGACGCTGGCGGAGTTGGTCGCGGCCTTGCCCGCGCCGCGCGCGGTGTGGCTGATGGTGCCGGCCGGCGCGGTCGACGCGACCCTGGTCGAACTGCGGCCGCTGCTGGCGCCGGGCGACACGGTGATCGACGGCGGCAATTCCAACTACAAGGACACCGTGCGGCGCGCCGAAGAACTGCGCGCGCACGGCCTGCACTACGTCGATTCGGGCACCAGCGGCGGCGTGTGGGGCTTGCAGGAGGGCTACAGCCTGATGATCGGCGGCGACGAGGCCGCGGTCGAACGCCTGCGGCCGATCTTCGAAACCCTGGCGCCGGCGGCCGACCGCGGCTGGGGCCGGGTCGGGCCGAGCGGCGCGGGCCATTTCACCAAGATGATCCACAACGGCATCGAGTACGGAATGATGCAGGCCTACGCCGAGGGCTTCGCGATCCTCGGGCGCAAGGCCGAGTTCGGCCTGGACCTGGAGCAGATCGCGCAGATCTGGCGCCACGGCAGCGTGGTGCGTTCGTGGCTGCTCGACCTCAGCGCCGACGCGCTGGCCAAGAATCCGACGCTGCAGGGCATCGCGCCGTACGTGGAGGATTCCGGCGAAGGCCGCTGGACCGTGGCCGAAGCCATCGATCTGGACGTATCGGCGCCGGTGATCACCGCCTCGCTGATGGAACGCCTGCGTTCGCGCGAGAAGGATTCCTTCGCCGACAAGCTGCTCGCGGCGATGCGCAACGAGTTCGGCGGGCACGCGGTGCGCAAGGAATAA
- a CDS encoding NADPH-dependent FMN reductase — protein MASPLRLALIYGSAREGRFCDVVGAWAQRRVARHGGFDTDLIDPLDWPLSGRPSRADEAQLQSLRQRLDAADAFLIVTPEYNHGYPAPLKALIDACYEPWRAKPVAFVSYGASSGGLRAIEQLRQVFGELHAATLRDCVCLAHAWRQFGPDGELREPQAAHQAMEATLARLRWWALALRDAREAMPYEAAA, from the coding sequence ATGGCTTCCCCTCTACGCCTCGCGCTGATCTACGGCAGCGCGCGCGAAGGCCGCTTCTGCGATGTGGTCGGCGCCTGGGCGCAGCGCCGCGTCGCCCGCCACGGCGGCTTCGATACCGATCTGATCGATCCGCTCGACTGGCCGCTGTCGGGCCGCCCCAGCCGCGCCGACGAGGCGCAGCTGCAATCGCTGCGCCAGCGCCTGGATGCGGCCGATGCGTTCCTGATCGTCACGCCCGAGTACAACCACGGCTATCCGGCGCCGCTGAAGGCGCTGATCGATGCGTGCTACGAGCCGTGGCGGGCCAAGCCGGTGGCGTTCGTCAGTTACGGCGCCAGTTCCGGCGGGCTGCGCGCGATCGAGCAGTTGCGCCAGGTGTTCGGCGAACTGCATGCGGCGACCTTGCGCGACTGCGTGTGCCTGGCGCACGCCTGGCGCCAGTTCGGTCCGGACGGCGAACTGCGCGAGCCGCAGGCGGCGCATCAAGCGATGGAAGCGACGCTGGCGCGGTTGCGCTGGTGGGCGCTGGCCTTGCGCGATGCGCGCGAGGCGATGCCGTATGAGGCGGCGGCTTGA
- a CDS encoding alpha/beta fold hydrolase has translation MDAARGTLRHTTSAAMAAALMAVAAGAVGAPAKPAARAKPRPPADTSLDVYAEPGERIDIGGGRKLNLRCSGEGSPTVLLESGFGSDSLAWAKAQPQIAQRNRVCAYDRAGLGFSDGGPLPRDLKADVADLRALIDAADLDTPLILVGHSYGSQLVRRYDELYPKQVAALVLVDPPEQNVGEFSASYAKTEAEMAPRMLAMYRGCEQGARDGRLAAARPPSDLKNCLRPPNPNYSDKLNASIRAWRSKPAFWETVISGSQDRLSMYGSAVAKSERHDGKPVIVLSAEQPYAGAPADDLKALLAAREQTHMALIGTSRYAKRVTIADSSHDIPNDQPAAAAIAVFEAMEMRKQIGR, from the coding sequence ATGGACGCGGCACGCGGAACACTAAGGCATACCACCAGCGCGGCGATGGCGGCGGCCTTGATGGCGGTCGCGGCCGGCGCCGTCGGCGCGCCGGCCAAGCCCGCGGCGCGGGCCAAGCCGCGGCCGCCGGCGGACACCAGCCTGGACGTCTACGCCGAACCCGGCGAGCGCATCGACATCGGCGGCGGGCGCAAGCTCAACCTGCGCTGCAGCGGCGAAGGCTCGCCGACGGTGCTGCTGGAATCCGGCTTCGGCTCCGACTCGCTGGCCTGGGCCAAGGCCCAGCCGCAGATCGCCCAGCGCAACCGGGTCTGCGCCTACGACCGCGCCGGCCTGGGCTTCAGCGACGGCGGCCCGCTGCCGCGCGACCTCAAGGCCGACGTCGCCGACCTGCGCGCATTGATCGACGCGGCCGACCTTGACACCCCGCTGATCCTGGTCGGCCATTCCTACGGCAGCCAACTGGTGCGCCGTTACGACGAGCTCTATCCCAAGCAGGTCGCGGCGCTGGTGCTGGTCGACCCGCCGGAGCAGAACGTCGGCGAATTCTCCGCCTCCTACGCCAAGACCGAAGCCGAGATGGCGCCGCGCATGCTGGCGATGTACCGCGGCTGCGAGCAGGGCGCGCGCGACGGCCGCCTGGCGGCGGCGCGGCCGCCGTCGGACCTGAAGAACTGCCTGCGTCCGCCGAACCCGAACTACAGCGACAAACTCAACGCCTCGATCCGCGCCTGGCGTTCCAAGCCGGCGTTCTGGGAGACGGTGATTTCCGGCTCGCAGGACCGCCTGTCGATGTACGGCAGCGCGGTGGCCAAGAGCGAGCGCCACGACGGCAAGCCGGTGATCGTGCTCAGCGCCGAGCAGCCCTACGCCGGCGCGCCGGCCGACGACCTCAAGGCCTTGCTGGCCGCGCGCGAGCAGACCCACATGGCCTTGATCGGCACCTCGCGCTACGCCAAGCGGGTGACCATCGCCGACAGTTCGCACGACATCCCCAACGACCAGCCGGCGGCCGCGGCGATCGCGGTGTTCGAGGCGATGGAGATGCGCAAGCAGATCGGGCGCTGA
- a CDS encoding glycosyl hydrolase family 8, translating to MHNASARPRRGLHTLALVLATAAALGASLAAQAAPNYPFGSHRQSYVSGTLSPSVGRAAADQSTASFYRAWKQRYLVAGCKAGEYRVKASTDTAYVVSEGQGYGMLITVMMAGSDPDAQALFDGLHRYNRGHPSSGNPALLAWAQDANCKNVAGPDSATDGDLDIAYALLLADLQWGSAGSINYLSEARKVIAAIRSSNVNANTKLVTLGDWVSSSEPNYYNSTRSSDWMLGHFRGFASKLGDSYWTGVLDAHQTLIGKMQSSYAPNTGLLPDFIVNTNTTAKPAPANFLESEYDGAYSWNAGRVPWRIGIDAAVSGDSRSRNAARKLSQWIKGKAGNNANNIRSGYKLDGTVTENYNSTFFTAPFAVAATVDTDQAWLDKLWTYMANGGTSDYYGDSVKLLSMIAVSNNWLKP from the coding sequence ATGCACAACGCTTCAGCCCGGCCGCGCCGCGGCTTGCACACCCTGGCCCTGGTATTGGCCACCGCCGCCGCGCTCGGCGCTTCGCTCGCCGCGCAGGCCGCGCCGAACTATCCCTTCGGCAGCCATCGCCAGAGCTACGTCAGCGGCACCCTGAGCCCCAGCGTCGGCCGCGCCGCCGCCGACCAATCCACCGCGTCGTTCTATCGCGCCTGGAAGCAGCGCTATCTGGTCGCCGGCTGCAAGGCCGGCGAATACCGGGTCAAGGCCAGCACCGACACCGCGTACGTGGTGTCGGAAGGGCAGGGCTACGGCATGCTGATCACGGTGATGATGGCCGGCAGCGATCCCGACGCGCAGGCGTTGTTCGACGGCCTGCACCGCTACAACCGCGGCCATCCCAGCAGCGGCAACCCGGCGTTGCTGGCGTGGGCGCAGGACGCCAACTGCAAGAACGTCGCCGGCCCCGATTCGGCCACCGACGGCGACCTCGACATCGCCTATGCGCTGCTGCTCGCCGACCTGCAATGGGGCTCGGCCGGCTCGATCAATTACCTGTCCGAAGCGCGCAAGGTCATCGCCGCGATCCGCAGCAGCAACGTCAATGCCAACACCAAGCTGGTCACCCTCGGCGACTGGGTCAGCAGCAGCGAGCCGAACTACTACAACTCCACCCGCAGCTCGGACTGGATGCTCGGCCATTTCCGCGGCTTCGCCAGCAAGCTCGGCGACAGCTACTGGACCGGCGTGCTCGACGCCCACCAGACCCTGATCGGCAAGATGCAGAGCAGCTACGCGCCCAATACCGGCCTGCTGCCGGACTTCATCGTCAACACCAACACCACCGCCAAGCCGGCGCCGGCGAACTTCCTGGAATCCGAATACGACGGCGCGTATTCGTGGAACGCCGGGCGGGTGCCGTGGCGCATCGGCATCGACGCGGCGGTCAGCGGCGACAGCCGTTCGCGCAACGCCGCGCGCAAGCTCAGCCAGTGGATCAAGGGCAAGGCCGGCAACAACGCCAACAACATCCGCAGCGGGTACAAGCTCGACGGCACGGTGACCGAGAACTACAACAGCACCTTCTTCACCGCGCCGTTCGCGGTCGCCGCCACGGTCGATACCGACCAGGCCTGGCTCGACAAGCTGTGGACCTACATGGCCAACGGCGGCACCAGCGATTACTACGGCGACAGCGTCAAGCTGCTGTCGATGATCGCGGTGTCGAACAACTGGCTCAAGCCCTGA